A genomic stretch from Falco naumanni isolate bFalNau1 chromosome 8, bFalNau1.pat, whole genome shotgun sequence includes:
- the RARS1 gene encoding arginine--tRNA ligase, cytoplasmic isoform X2: MININSCLQEIFGAAIQAAYPDLENPPLVVTPSQQPKFGDYQCNSAMGITQILLKTKEQKVSPREIAEKISKNIPANECIEKVEIAGPGFINVHLRKDFVSKQLSSLLMNGIQPPAVGKRKKVVVDFSSPNIAKEMHVGHLRSTIIGESMCRLFEFAGYDVLRLNHLGDWGTQFGMLIAHLQDKFPDYLTVSPPIGDLQAFYKESKRRFDTEEEFKKRAYQCVVLLQSKNPDIIKAWELICDVSRKEFQKIYNCLDITLTERGESFYHEMMKDIVKEFEDKGFVQVDDGRKIVFVPGFPVPLTIMKSDGGYTYDTSDLAALKHRLCEEKADILIYVVDSGQSVHLQTVFAAGQMIGWYDPKVTRVAHAAFGVVLGEDKKKFKTRSGDTVRLIDLLEEGLKRAMDKLKDKERDKVLTPEELKAAQTSVAFGCIKYADLSHNRLNDYVFSFDKMLDDRGNTAAYLLYAFTRIRAIARLANIDEQMLQKAAREEVLILDHEKEWKLGKCILRFPEILQKILEDLLLHTLCDYLYELATTFTEFYDNCYCVEKDRQSGQIVKVNMWRLLLCEATATVMAKGFDILGIKPVQRM, from the exons atgATTAATATCAACAGCTGTCTTCAGGAGATCTTTGGAGCTGCTATTCAAGCTGCCTACCCAGATTTAGAAAACCCTCCACTAGTGGTGACACCAAGTCAGCAGCCCAAATTTGGGGATTACCAGTGTAACAGCGCCATGGGCATAACACAG ATACTGCTCAAAACCAAGGAACAGAAGGTTAGCCCAAGAGAAATTGCTgagaaaatatcaaaaaataTTCCTGCCAATGAGTGTATTGAGAAGGTTGAAATTGCCGGTCCTG GTTTTATCAATGTCCACTTGAGAAAGGATTTTGTGTCGAAGCAGCTGAGCAGTTTATTGATGAATGGCATTCAACCACCAGCTgttggcaaaaggaaaaag GTGGTAGTGGATTTTTCATCCCCTAACATTGCAAAGGAGATGCACGTTGGCCACCTGCGATCTACTATCATTGGGGAAAGTATGTGCCGACTGTTTGAGTTTGCAGGTTATGATGTTTTGAG GTTAAACCATTTAGGAGATTGGGGCACCCAGTTTGGAATGCTCATTGCTCACCTCCAAGACAAATTTCCAGATTACTTAACGGTTTCTCCTCCCATTGGGGATCTCCAAGCTTTTTACAAG GAATCCAAGAGGAGGTTTGACACAGAGGAGGAATTTAAGAAACGTGCCTACCAAtgtgtggtgctgctgcagagcaaaaaCCCAGACATCATTAAAGCATGGGAACTGATCTGTGACGTGTCGCGGAAAG AGTTCCAGAAAATCTACAACTGCTTGGACATCACACTCACAGAGAGAGGGGAATCATTCTACCACGAGATGATGAAAGACATTGTGAAAGAATTTGAAGATAAAG GATTTGTCCAGGTTGATGATGGCCGAAAGATTGTGTTTGTACCTGGTTTTCCTGTCCCATTGACGATCATGAAATCAGATGGAGGTTACACATACGACACATCTGACTTAGCTGCTCTTAAACACAGGTTGTGTGAAGAGAAGGCTGATATCCTTATTTATGTTGTCGACAGCGGGCAG TCGGTGCATTTACAAACAGTGTTTGCAGCTGGACAGATGATCGGCTGGTATGATCCCAAAGTAACCAGAGTAGCCCATGCTGCATTTGGAGTGGTGCTGGGAGAAGACAA GAAGAAGTTCAAAACTCGTTCGGGGGATACAGTGCGTCTTATAGATCTGCTGGAAGAAGGGCTGAAACGAGCTATGGACAAGCTGAAAGACAAGGAACGGGACAAG GTCCTCACACCAGAAGAGCTGAAAGCTGCCCAGACATCAGTCGCTTTTGGATGTATTAAATACGCAGATCTCTCCCACAACAGACTAAATGAttatgtgttttcctttgacAAGATGCTGGATGACCGAGGAAATACAGCTGCTTATTTGCTGTATGCTTTCACACGGATCAG GGCTATTGCTCGCCTGGCCAATATTGATgagcagatgctgcagaaggcagccagGGAGGAGGTGCTTATCCTTGACCATGAGAAGGAGTGGAAACTGGGCAAGTGCATCCTGAGATTCCCTGAGATCCTGCAGAAAATCCTGGAGGACCTGTTACTGCACACGCTCTGTGACTACCTTTATGAACTGGCCACCACCTTCACCGAGTTCTATGACAACTGCTACTGCGTTGAGAAGGACAGGCAGAGTG GCCAGATTGTGAAGGTGAACAtgtggaggctgctgctgtgtgaagcCACTGCCACTGTCATGGCCAAAGGGTTCGACATCCTGGGGATTAAGCCTGTGCAGAGGATGTAG
- the LOC121092476 gene encoding rho GTPase-activating protein 7-like isoform X2 codes for MEMQLSHYSDGRTGTVNIMGLLVGAGFGKRRLNTLNKCASMKIEISHQRKRSDDSEDDEPCAISNKWAYERCSQRWSRIESLEGFPGEEGASASVPGSPILKNISKEEDTVFLDYGEKHDVSSIHSTSSGDSDIVSFPKLFEDVETSMSSSRCSSIKAASLDSAFSCSPPSEFLNITSEEKLLGKSPYKKRKSLLKKMEKLHLRSCNLRSGQSKAKPIISEPVLLEGLNEEKMKMLNCVNISDLSGIQTKDSSSFSLQNCNSRNQSENSSTVSAPSPVKKPQSHCEGSGVYAEDSDSSKLLLWSDLSQQNLTNDMKLQMNQVFQIPQGHKPGTFPKALTNSSLSPVDNSSVNCRTGNLHGCRRSRSRSSSKDAKAPRSPLSSTNNRLSVYDNMPNIELDNLEAAQVGDDDVFSELNNVIEDVNGLKKLVDQWTEKFSDGGDLDFASDLTSLYPSLPKEICLETEGSEDKTADLPATEGESSCELGKEMSSAGLAYMTDSKKTNRHGKQHWSVEESVNLESLPIQTDSQSAAQLARTQKLALLKLTALMDRYSPSSRQGWNWTVPKFIKKIKASDYKDKNVFGVPLLLNVQRTSHPLPNGILQALDYLRNHFLDQVGLFRKSGVKSRILSLREMNETNPNNVCYEGQSAFDVADMVKQYFRDLPEPIFTSRLCESFLHIYQYVPKDQQFQAVQAAILLLPKENREALKILLFFLRDVVAFVEENQMTPTNIAVCLAPSLFHLNTLRRDSSSTSTRSSQRKCSLGKPDQRELSENLAATQGLAHMITECNRLFQTDFPA; via the exons ATGGAGATGCAATTGAGTCATTATTCAG ATGGCAGAACTGGAACTGTGAACATCATGGGGTTGTTAGttggtgctggttttggcaaAAG ACGGTTGAACACATTGAACAAGTGTGCAtcaatgaaaatagaaataagcCATCAGAGGAAACGG agTGATGACTCTGAAGATGATGAACCTTGTGCAATAAGTAACAAATGGGCTTATGAGAGGTGCAGTCAGAGATGGTCTCGTATTGAGAGCCTAGAAGGTTTCCCAGGAGAGGAAGGTGCTAGTGCATCAGTCCCAGGCAGTCCAATATTGAAAAACATCAGCAAGGAGGAGGATACTGTCTTTCTGGATTATGGCGAGAAACATGATGTGTCTTCAATTCACAGTACTAGCAGTGGTGACAGTGACATTGTTAGCTTCCCAAAACTTTTTGAAGATGTGGAAACCAGCATGAGTTCCTCAAGATGTTCCTCAATTAAGGCGGCTTCACTGGACTCTGCTTTTAGTTGTTCTCCCCCCAgtgaatttttaaatatcacCAGTGAGGAGAAGCTTTTGGGTAAGTCACCATATAAAAAGAGGAAGAGCCTtctaaagaaaatggagaaattgCACTTAAGGAGCTGCAACTTAAGGAGTGGTCAGTCAAAGGCAAAACCCATAATAAGCGAGCCTGTTCTTCTGGAAGGgcttaatgaagaaaaaatgaagatgctGAACTGTGTAAATATTTCCGACCTCTCTGGCATCCAAACAAAGGACagttcttctttttctctccagaacTGCAATAGCCGCAACCagtctgaaaacagcagcacagtgagcGCTCCAAGTCCtgttaaaaaaccacaaagccacTGTGAAGGAAGCGGGGTGTATGCAGAAGACTCTGATTCTAGCAAGCTCTTGCTGTGGAGTGATCTATCTCAGCAAAACCTAACAAATGACATGAAGTTACAAATGAACCAGGTGTTCCAAATACCACAAGGCCATAAACCTGGCACTTTCCCCAAAGCACTTACAAATAGCTCCCTGTCGCCAGTAGACAACTCTTCCGTCAACTGCAGAACTGGGAATTTACATGGGTGCAGGAGGAGCCGGAGCAGAAGCAGTTCCAAGGATGCCAAAGCCCCCAGGAGTCCCCTTTCAAGCACAAATAACAGGCTAAGTGTGTATGACAACATGCCCAATATCGAACTTGATAATTTGGAGGCAGCGCAAGTTGGTGATGATGATGTTTTTTCAGAACTGAACAATGTTATAGAGGATGTCAATGGTCTCAAAAAGTTGGTTGATCAGTGGACAGAGAAGTTCTCAGATGGTGGGGATTTGGACTTTGCCAGTGACTTGACCTCTTTGTATCCATCCTTACCTAAAGAAATCTGTCTTGAAACAGAGGGCTCAGAAGATAAGACAGCAGACCTCCCAGCGACTGAGGGAGAGAGCAGCTGTGAACTGGGCAAGGAGATGAGTTCTGCAGGCCTGGCATACATGACAGACTCTAAAAAGACCAACAG GCATGGGAAGCAACACTGGTCTGTGGAAGAGAGTGTGAACTTGGAAAGCCTTCCCATCCAGACCGACAGCCAGTCAGCAGCCCAGCTAGCCCGGACACAAAAGCTGGCTTTGTTGAAACTCACTGCTTTGATGGACAGATACTCCCCTTCCAGTAGGCAGGGCTGGAACTG gactGTACCgaagttcattaaaaaaataaaagcctctGACTACAAGgacaaaaatgtgtttggggTTCCTTTACTTCTGAATGTTCAGCGAACAAGCCACCCGCTGCCTAATGGCATACTGCAAGCCCTGGACTATTTAAGAAACCACTTTCTTGACCAG GTTGGCCTGTTCCGAAAATCCGGTGTTAAATCCAGGATTCTGTCTTTAAGAGAAATGAATgaaaccaacccaaacaatgTATGTTATGAAGGGCAGTCAGCGTTTGATGTGGCAGATATGGTGAAGCAGTATTTCCGAGACCTTCCCGAGCCTATATTTACTAGCAGGCTCTGTGAATCCTTCCTCCACATCTACCAAT acgTGCCAAAAGACCAGCAGTTTCAGGCTGTCCAGGCTGCTATTCTTCTTCTTCCAAAGGAAAACCGAGAAGCTTTGAAAATCCTCCTGTTCTTCCTGCGAGATGTGGTTGCTTTTGTTGAGGAAAACCAGATGACCCCAACCAACATTGCTGTCTGTCTTGCACCTTCTTTGTTTCACCTCAACACCCTGAGACGGGATAGTTCCTCCACCTCCACGAG ATCGAGTCAGAGGAAGTGCAGCTTGGGGAAGCCAGACCAGAGGGAGCTGAGTGAGAACCTGGCAGCAACGCAAGGCTTGGCCCACATGATAACGGAGTGCAACAGACTCTTCCAG ACTGACTTCCCAGCTTga
- the RARS1 gene encoding arginine--tRNA ligase, cytoplasmic isoform X1, whose product MEARVAQSAARLARQENEIKLLTAEIERLKNFGCLGVSPSLEGLRDENAKLKYRLNFLQKSLQEERSKTAKSMININSCLQEIFGAAIQAAYPDLENPPLVVTPSQQPKFGDYQCNSAMGITQILLKTKEQKVSPREIAEKISKNIPANECIEKVEIAGPGFINVHLRKDFVSKQLSSLLMNGIQPPAVGKRKKVVVDFSSPNIAKEMHVGHLRSTIIGESMCRLFEFAGYDVLRLNHLGDWGTQFGMLIAHLQDKFPDYLTVSPPIGDLQAFYKESKRRFDTEEEFKKRAYQCVVLLQSKNPDIIKAWELICDVSRKEFQKIYNCLDITLTERGESFYHEMMKDIVKEFEDKGFVQVDDGRKIVFVPGFPVPLTIMKSDGGYTYDTSDLAALKHRLCEEKADILIYVVDSGQSVHLQTVFAAGQMIGWYDPKVTRVAHAAFGVVLGEDKKKFKTRSGDTVRLIDLLEEGLKRAMDKLKDKERDKVLTPEELKAAQTSVAFGCIKYADLSHNRLNDYVFSFDKMLDDRGNTAAYLLYAFTRIRAIARLANIDEQMLQKAAREEVLILDHEKEWKLGKCILRFPEILQKILEDLLLHTLCDYLYELATTFTEFYDNCYCVEKDRQSGQIVKVNMWRLLLCEATATVMAKGFDILGIKPVQRM is encoded by the exons ATGGAAGCGCGCGTGGCGCAGTCGGCAGCTCGGCTGGCGCGGCAG gaaaaCGAGATCAAGTTGTTAACTGCAGAAATTGAGCGTTTGAAAAACTTTGGATGCTTGGGAGTCTCCCCGAGTTTGGAAGGCTTGCGAGACGAAAATGCAAAACTTAAGTATCGATTAAATTTTCTCCAAAAG agcCTTCAAGAGGAAAGaagtaaaacagcaaaaagcatgATTAATATCAACAGCTGTCTTCAGGAGATCTTTGGAGCTGCTATTCAAGCTGCCTACCCAGATTTAGAAAACCCTCCACTAGTGGTGACACCAAGTCAGCAGCCCAAATTTGGGGATTACCAGTGTAACAGCGCCATGGGCATAACACAG ATACTGCTCAAAACCAAGGAACAGAAGGTTAGCCCAAGAGAAATTGCTgagaaaatatcaaaaaataTTCCTGCCAATGAGTGTATTGAGAAGGTTGAAATTGCCGGTCCTG GTTTTATCAATGTCCACTTGAGAAAGGATTTTGTGTCGAAGCAGCTGAGCAGTTTATTGATGAATGGCATTCAACCACCAGCTgttggcaaaaggaaaaag GTGGTAGTGGATTTTTCATCCCCTAACATTGCAAAGGAGATGCACGTTGGCCACCTGCGATCTACTATCATTGGGGAAAGTATGTGCCGACTGTTTGAGTTTGCAGGTTATGATGTTTTGAG GTTAAACCATTTAGGAGATTGGGGCACCCAGTTTGGAATGCTCATTGCTCACCTCCAAGACAAATTTCCAGATTACTTAACGGTTTCTCCTCCCATTGGGGATCTCCAAGCTTTTTACAAG GAATCCAAGAGGAGGTTTGACACAGAGGAGGAATTTAAGAAACGTGCCTACCAAtgtgtggtgctgctgcagagcaaaaaCCCAGACATCATTAAAGCATGGGAACTGATCTGTGACGTGTCGCGGAAAG AGTTCCAGAAAATCTACAACTGCTTGGACATCACACTCACAGAGAGAGGGGAATCATTCTACCACGAGATGATGAAAGACATTGTGAAAGAATTTGAAGATAAAG GATTTGTCCAGGTTGATGATGGCCGAAAGATTGTGTTTGTACCTGGTTTTCCTGTCCCATTGACGATCATGAAATCAGATGGAGGTTACACATACGACACATCTGACTTAGCTGCTCTTAAACACAGGTTGTGTGAAGAGAAGGCTGATATCCTTATTTATGTTGTCGACAGCGGGCAG TCGGTGCATTTACAAACAGTGTTTGCAGCTGGACAGATGATCGGCTGGTATGATCCCAAAGTAACCAGAGTAGCCCATGCTGCATTTGGAGTGGTGCTGGGAGAAGACAA GAAGAAGTTCAAAACTCGTTCGGGGGATACAGTGCGTCTTATAGATCTGCTGGAAGAAGGGCTGAAACGAGCTATGGACAAGCTGAAAGACAAGGAACGGGACAAG GTCCTCACACCAGAAGAGCTGAAAGCTGCCCAGACATCAGTCGCTTTTGGATGTATTAAATACGCAGATCTCTCCCACAACAGACTAAATGAttatgtgttttcctttgacAAGATGCTGGATGACCGAGGAAATACAGCTGCTTATTTGCTGTATGCTTTCACACGGATCAG GGCTATTGCTCGCCTGGCCAATATTGATgagcagatgctgcagaaggcagccagGGAGGAGGTGCTTATCCTTGACCATGAGAAGGAGTGGAAACTGGGCAAGTGCATCCTGAGATTCCCTGAGATCCTGCAGAAAATCCTGGAGGACCTGTTACTGCACACGCTCTGTGACTACCTTTATGAACTGGCCACCACCTTCACCGAGTTCTATGACAACTGCTACTGCGTTGAGAAGGACAGGCAGAGTG GCCAGATTGTGAAGGTGAACAtgtggaggctgctgctgtgtgaagcCACTGCCACTGTCATGGCCAAAGGGTTCGACATCCTGGGGATTAAGCCTGTGCAGAGGATGTAG
- the LOC121092476 gene encoding rho GTPase-activating protein 7-like isoform X1, with amino-acid sequence MEEIEAREACDWLRAAGFPQYAQLFEDMQFPIDVKTVRKDHEFLDGDAIESLFRRLNTLNKCASMKIEISHQRKRSDDSEDDEPCAISNKWAYERCSQRWSRIESLEGFPGEEGASASVPGSPILKNISKEEDTVFLDYGEKHDVSSIHSTSSGDSDIVSFPKLFEDVETSMSSSRCSSIKAASLDSAFSCSPPSEFLNITSEEKLLGKSPYKKRKSLLKKMEKLHLRSCNLRSGQSKAKPIISEPVLLEGLNEEKMKMLNCVNISDLSGIQTKDSSSFSLQNCNSRNQSENSSTVSAPSPVKKPQSHCEGSGVYAEDSDSSKLLLWSDLSQQNLTNDMKLQMNQVFQIPQGHKPGTFPKALTNSSLSPVDNSSVNCRTGNLHGCRRSRSRSSSKDAKAPRSPLSSTNNRLSVYDNMPNIELDNLEAAQVGDDDVFSELNNVIEDVNGLKKLVDQWTEKFSDGGDLDFASDLTSLYPSLPKEICLETEGSEDKTADLPATEGESSCELGKEMSSAGLAYMTDSKKTNRHGKQHWSVEESVNLESLPIQTDSQSAAQLARTQKLALLKLTALMDRYSPSSRQGWNWTVPKFIKKIKASDYKDKNVFGVPLLLNVQRTSHPLPNGILQALDYLRNHFLDQVGLFRKSGVKSRILSLREMNETNPNNVCYEGQSAFDVADMVKQYFRDLPEPIFTSRLCESFLHIYQYVPKDQQFQAVQAAILLLPKENREALKILLFFLRDVVAFVEENQMTPTNIAVCLAPSLFHLNTLRRDSSSTSTRSSQRKCSLGKPDQRELSENLAATQGLAHMITECNRLFQTDFPA; translated from the exons AAATTGAAGCCAGAGAAGCCTGCGACTGGCTGAGAGCTGCCGGTTTCCCCCAGTATGCTCAGCTATTTGAAG ATATGCAGTTTCCTATTGATGTAAAAACTGTGAGGAAGGATCATGAATTTTTAGATGGAGATGCAATTGAGTCATTATTCAG ACGGTTGAACACATTGAACAAGTGTGCAtcaatgaaaatagaaataagcCATCAGAGGAAACGG agTGATGACTCTGAAGATGATGAACCTTGTGCAATAAGTAACAAATGGGCTTATGAGAGGTGCAGTCAGAGATGGTCTCGTATTGAGAGCCTAGAAGGTTTCCCAGGAGAGGAAGGTGCTAGTGCATCAGTCCCAGGCAGTCCAATATTGAAAAACATCAGCAAGGAGGAGGATACTGTCTTTCTGGATTATGGCGAGAAACATGATGTGTCTTCAATTCACAGTACTAGCAGTGGTGACAGTGACATTGTTAGCTTCCCAAAACTTTTTGAAGATGTGGAAACCAGCATGAGTTCCTCAAGATGTTCCTCAATTAAGGCGGCTTCACTGGACTCTGCTTTTAGTTGTTCTCCCCCCAgtgaatttttaaatatcacCAGTGAGGAGAAGCTTTTGGGTAAGTCACCATATAAAAAGAGGAAGAGCCTtctaaagaaaatggagaaattgCACTTAAGGAGCTGCAACTTAAGGAGTGGTCAGTCAAAGGCAAAACCCATAATAAGCGAGCCTGTTCTTCTGGAAGGgcttaatgaagaaaaaatgaagatgctGAACTGTGTAAATATTTCCGACCTCTCTGGCATCCAAACAAAGGACagttcttctttttctctccagaacTGCAATAGCCGCAACCagtctgaaaacagcagcacagtgagcGCTCCAAGTCCtgttaaaaaaccacaaagccacTGTGAAGGAAGCGGGGTGTATGCAGAAGACTCTGATTCTAGCAAGCTCTTGCTGTGGAGTGATCTATCTCAGCAAAACCTAACAAATGACATGAAGTTACAAATGAACCAGGTGTTCCAAATACCACAAGGCCATAAACCTGGCACTTTCCCCAAAGCACTTACAAATAGCTCCCTGTCGCCAGTAGACAACTCTTCCGTCAACTGCAGAACTGGGAATTTACATGGGTGCAGGAGGAGCCGGAGCAGAAGCAGTTCCAAGGATGCCAAAGCCCCCAGGAGTCCCCTTTCAAGCACAAATAACAGGCTAAGTGTGTATGACAACATGCCCAATATCGAACTTGATAATTTGGAGGCAGCGCAAGTTGGTGATGATGATGTTTTTTCAGAACTGAACAATGTTATAGAGGATGTCAATGGTCTCAAAAAGTTGGTTGATCAGTGGACAGAGAAGTTCTCAGATGGTGGGGATTTGGACTTTGCCAGTGACTTGACCTCTTTGTATCCATCCTTACCTAAAGAAATCTGTCTTGAAACAGAGGGCTCAGAAGATAAGACAGCAGACCTCCCAGCGACTGAGGGAGAGAGCAGCTGTGAACTGGGCAAGGAGATGAGTTCTGCAGGCCTGGCATACATGACAGACTCTAAAAAGACCAACAG GCATGGGAAGCAACACTGGTCTGTGGAAGAGAGTGTGAACTTGGAAAGCCTTCCCATCCAGACCGACAGCCAGTCAGCAGCCCAGCTAGCCCGGACACAAAAGCTGGCTTTGTTGAAACTCACTGCTTTGATGGACAGATACTCCCCTTCCAGTAGGCAGGGCTGGAACTG gactGTACCgaagttcattaaaaaaataaaagcctctGACTACAAGgacaaaaatgtgtttggggTTCCTTTACTTCTGAATGTTCAGCGAACAAGCCACCCGCTGCCTAATGGCATACTGCAAGCCCTGGACTATTTAAGAAACCACTTTCTTGACCAG GTTGGCCTGTTCCGAAAATCCGGTGTTAAATCCAGGATTCTGTCTTTAAGAGAAATGAATgaaaccaacccaaacaatgTATGTTATGAAGGGCAGTCAGCGTTTGATGTGGCAGATATGGTGAAGCAGTATTTCCGAGACCTTCCCGAGCCTATATTTACTAGCAGGCTCTGTGAATCCTTCCTCCACATCTACCAAT acgTGCCAAAAGACCAGCAGTTTCAGGCTGTCCAGGCTGCTATTCTTCTTCTTCCAAAGGAAAACCGAGAAGCTTTGAAAATCCTCCTGTTCTTCCTGCGAGATGTGGTTGCTTTTGTTGAGGAAAACCAGATGACCCCAACCAACATTGCTGTCTGTCTTGCACCTTCTTTGTTTCACCTCAACACCCTGAGACGGGATAGTTCCTCCACCTCCACGAG ATCGAGTCAGAGGAAGTGCAGCTTGGGGAAGCCAGACCAGAGGGAGCTGAGTGAGAACCTGGCAGCAACGCAAGGCTTGGCCCACATGATAACGGAGTGCAACAGACTCTTCCAG ACTGACTTCCCAGCTTga